One segment of Pontibacter akesuensis DNA contains the following:
- a CDS encoding WD40/YVTN/BNR-like repeat-containing protein has product MNPEIGLLISSNQLDPFLTADGKIIGVGSNHSFYTENDFKSFQTLGQLPQLPGEAAVFKFFGPNTLVAYSYVHQSDKRFSNMLVSRNYGRSWESYVFESDIAVEKPQAYFNWSDRGALFSEDRAIIIYQRWPDDNLPYLVRKPEISLFQLNPKTGESIKLHSYENAAYGVVDFFDAEMGGFLMSRQTVAYSSNRWDNYDNAYVSFTNDGGLTWTAPVLLDDSKRMTRLFMISKTNVIVQSQEKVYFTDNLGQSWQNIISQFQNRSIDDLHFLGEETGFALAANSLYKSADGGKNWTFASNIPTPFALQNIQFVDELRGIASGGQVLYKTMDGGQTWRVLLYPYAYVME; this is encoded by the coding sequence GTGAATCCAGAAATTGGCTTGCTGATATCCAGTAATCAACTAGATCCGTTTTTAACAGCCGATGGCAAAATTATTGGGGTAGGCAGCAACCATAGCTTCTACACAGAAAACGATTTTAAGTCTTTTCAGACGCTCGGGCAGCTGCCGCAGCTTCCGGGCGAAGCGGCCGTGTTTAAATTTTTCGGTCCCAATACTTTGGTAGCCTATTCCTATGTGCACCAATCGGATAAGAGGTTTTCAAATATGCTGGTGTCCCGCAACTATGGCAGATCCTGGGAATCCTATGTTTTTGAGTCCGACATAGCAGTTGAAAAACCACAAGCGTATTTTAACTGGAGTGACAGAGGTGCGCTCTTTAGTGAAGACAGGGCTATTATAATCTACCAGCGCTGGCCGGATGACAACCTTCCCTACTTGGTTAGAAAGCCTGAGATAAGCTTGTTTCAGCTTAACCCAAAAACAGGAGAAAGTATAAAGTTGCACTCCTATGAGAACGCGGCTTACGGAGTAGTTGATTTTTTTGATGCCGAAATGGGTGGCTTTCTGATGAGCAGGCAAACAGTAGCCTACTCCTCAAACAGGTGGGATAACTACGACAATGCCTACGTTAGCTTTACGAATGATGGGGGATTAACCTGGACAGCGCCTGTTTTGCTTGACGATAGTAAGCGCATGACACGGCTGTTCATGATCAGCAAAACAAACGTCATCGTCCAGAGCCAGGAGAAGGTGTATTTCACCGACAACCTGGGCCAATCCTGGCAAAACATCATCAGCCAGTTCCAAAACAGGAGCATTGATGACCTGCATTTCCTTGGGGAGGAAACAGGTTTCGCGCTGGCGGCAAACTCACTTTACAAGTCTGCTGACGGTGGGAAGAACTGGACATTCGCATCGAACATACCAACTCCCTTCGCTTTGCAGAACATTCAGTTTGTAGATGAACTTCGTGGCATTGCCTCCGGCGGTCAGGTGTTATACAAAACCATGGATGGCGGCCAAACCTGGCGCGTACTGCTTTACCCTTATGCCTATGTGATGGAATAA
- the malQ gene encoding 4-alpha-glucanotransferase, with translation MIIKKRSAGILLHITSLPSRFGIGDLGPEAYKFADQLQEAGQRYWQILPLNPTEIGSGNSPYSSHSAFAGNPLLVSPELLVEEGLLHKQDLKHEEEFDDARVDFAKVSKYKIALLQKAYQYFSDELPDGLWKDFTEFQKEQKLWLQDFANFVAFKKNFEHKSWVEWPKEIKRREKQAVKELAEELSEQVEFEMFMQFIFYRQWEKLKSYCNSKDITFFGDMPFYVSHDSADVWSHPHLFKLDDEGMPTSVSGVPPDFFSETGQLWGTPVYDWKAMAKQEYDWWIDRIDHNLRLFGILRLDHFRAFSAYWEVPAKDETAENGKWKESPGKEILGLVQQKYPEMPIVAEDLGDIDQPVRDLIHDFDLPGMIVLLFAFVGDEHAFESSFMPHNHTRNSIVYTGTHDNSTVRAWFEKAPAKDKKLFSRYSYHDLTDENAAKVMVWLAYMSVSQLAVVPVQDVLGLGKEGIMNKPSTGSGNWEWRLQPKQFSKEHIKELQQLANLYGR, from the coding sequence ATGATTATAAAGAAACGCAGTGCAGGCATTCTGCTCCACATTACCTCCCTTCCCTCCCGCTTCGGCATTGGCGACCTCGGCCCCGAGGCCTACAAGTTTGCTGACCAACTGCAGGAGGCGGGGCAACGCTACTGGCAGATTTTGCCGCTAAATCCTACCGAGATCGGCTCCGGCAACTCGCCTTACAGTAGCCACTCGGCCTTTGCTGGCAACCCGCTGCTCGTGAGCCCGGAACTGCTGGTAGAGGAAGGGCTTCTGCACAAGCAGGACCTGAAGCATGAAGAGGAGTTTGATGATGCCCGTGTAGATTTTGCAAAGGTGAGCAAGTATAAAATCGCTCTGCTGCAAAAGGCCTACCAGTACTTCAGCGATGAGCTTCCGGATGGGCTTTGGAAAGATTTTACAGAATTTCAGAAAGAGCAGAAGCTGTGGCTGCAGGACTTTGCCAACTTTGTGGCTTTCAAGAAAAACTTCGAGCACAAGAGTTGGGTGGAATGGCCCAAGGAGATAAAGCGCCGCGAAAAGCAGGCGGTAAAGGAACTGGCTGAGGAGCTTAGCGAGCAGGTGGAGTTTGAGATGTTTATGCAGTTCATCTTTTACCGCCAGTGGGAAAAGCTCAAAAGCTATTGCAATAGCAAGGACATTACCTTTTTCGGGGACATGCCTTTTTACGTGAGCCACGATAGCGCAGATGTATGGAGCCATCCGCACCTCTTCAAGCTGGACGATGAGGGGATGCCTACTTCAGTTTCAGGAGTGCCGCCAGATTTCTTCAGCGAAACAGGTCAGCTCTGGGGAACACCGGTATACGACTGGAAAGCCATGGCAAAACAGGAGTATGACTGGTGGATCGACCGCATCGACCACAACCTGCGGCTGTTCGGCATTCTGCGCCTCGACCACTTCCGGGCCTTCTCGGCCTATTGGGAGGTGCCGGCAAAAGACGAAACCGCCGAGAACGGCAAGTGGAAAGAATCACCAGGAAAGGAGATACTTGGTCTTGTGCAGCAGAAGTACCCGGAGATGCCGATCGTGGCCGAGGACCTCGGCGACATAGACCAACCGGTGCGCGATCTCATTCATGACTTCGACCTGCCAGGCATGATTGTGTTGCTGTTTGCCTTTGTGGGGGATGAGCATGCTTTTGAAAGCTCATTTATGCCGCACAACCACACCCGCAACAGCATCGTGTACACCGGCACCCACGACAACAGCACCGTGCGCGCCTGGTTCGAAAAAGCGCCTGCCAAGGATAAAAAACTCTTCAGCCGGTACAGCTACCACGACCTGACAGATGAAAACGCGGCAAAGGTGATGGTGTGGCTGGCGTATATGTCCGTTTCGCAGCTGGCGGTGGTGCCCGTGCAGGACGTGCTGGGGCTCGGTAAGGAAGGCATCATGAACAAACCCTCCACCGGATCGGGTAACTGGGAGTGGCGCCTGCAGCCAAAGCAGTTCAGTAAAGAGCACATCAAAGAGCTGCAGCAATTAGCTAACTTGTACGGTAGGTAA
- the treY gene encoding malto-oligosyltrehalose synthase has product MTYIPSATYRVQTNPNFKLSDIRQIVPYLHELGVSTVYSAPFFSARPGSEHGYDVTAAYEISPEIGTKEELQEIARELKNLNMGWLQDIVPNHMAYHPNNVWLMDVLEKGPQSHFYTFFDIDFSHPDFNGQVMVPFLGDPLDKVLENKQLEVKISEQGISVFYYESGYPLSVGSYRFLLQEALQNSGNPEVTPQAEQLLRELTLFEEEKTISPAAWSNFKKKVYKTAAVRQALEQLLADKNQEQEKLQKLLNRQHFILCHWQETEKVINFRRFFTVNDLICLSMEHPEVFEQYHQFIKQLCEQGMLQGLRVDHVDGLFDPTTYLKRLRQLVGPEQYLVVEKILEGEEQLPERWPIQGNSGYDFLAWVSNLYTSGKGRRQLTEIYRRLIPNAPTNYEQLVYDKKMFILTNYMQGELENLLRLLQERKLIPLEPKDTWRKALATLLTAWPIYCIYGNRLPLSKHEMHVVDEAFAEAHKKAPGLEEQLNHLHTLFTVTPEDTDESKRNKLYFVMRSQQFTGPLAAKGVEDTSFYNYNRLISLNEVGNSPDIFHLEDDEYHERMLYRQRTYPHSINATATHDTKRGEGARMRLNVLSEVAQEWDQHVQQWLEITKKYTTEPTRNDLYFLLQTLIGVLPMGGEVDESLIQRVQEYLEKALREAKVNTDWSAPNETYEQAMKGLVHQLLQQDEDFMHSFQPFFLKLAHYGWIYSLCQSLLKITSPGVPDIYQGTEFWDLSLVDPDNRRPVDYDQRHRYLKQLKQQEQQDIAQLHEELLQHPEDARVKLYLLHKALTTRRELQTVFDKGDYIPLQVQGAKKDHLLAFARHHEGQWVLVAVPLLLVSLVSSHELPLGEEVWGDTSIQLPDFAPQVWQPVLGKGEVNATDSLSAAAIFKTFPVALLTAKNV; this is encoded by the coding sequence ATGACCTATATACCATCGGCCACTTACCGGGTGCAGACAAACCCCAATTTCAAGCTGAGCGATATTCGCCAGATCGTCCCCTACTTGCATGAACTGGGTGTGAGCACCGTATACTCGGCCCCTTTTTTCAGTGCCCGTCCCGGCAGCGAGCACGGCTACGACGTTACGGCCGCCTACGAGATCAGCCCTGAGATAGGAACGAAGGAAGAGCTGCAGGAGATAGCGCGGGAGCTGAAAAACCTGAACATGGGCTGGCTTCAGGACATTGTGCCCAACCACATGGCTTATCACCCCAACAACGTGTGGCTCATGGATGTGCTGGAAAAAGGACCGCAGTCGCACTTTTATACCTTCTTCGATATCGACTTTAGCCACCCCGATTTTAACGGGCAGGTGATGGTGCCTTTCCTCGGTGACCCGCTGGACAAGGTACTGGAAAACAAACAGCTGGAAGTAAAAATCAGTGAGCAGGGCATCAGCGTTTTCTACTATGAAAGCGGCTATCCTTTGAGCGTAGGCAGTTACCGCTTTCTGCTGCAGGAGGCGCTGCAAAACTCCGGAAACCCTGAGGTAACACCGCAGGCGGAGCAGTTGCTAAGGGAACTCACGCTGTTCGAGGAAGAGAAAACAATTAGCCCGGCAGCCTGGAGCAACTTCAAAAAGAAAGTCTACAAAACTGCGGCTGTGCGGCAAGCGCTGGAACAGCTGTTAGCAGATAAAAATCAGGAGCAGGAAAAGCTGCAAAAACTACTCAACCGGCAGCACTTTATACTTTGCCACTGGCAGGAAACAGAGAAGGTGATCAACTTCCGCCGCTTCTTTACGGTGAATGATCTGATCTGCCTTAGTATGGAGCACCCTGAGGTGTTTGAGCAGTACCACCAGTTCATCAAGCAGCTGTGCGAGCAGGGTATGTTGCAAGGCCTGCGCGTCGACCACGTGGATGGCCTGTTTGACCCTACCACCTACCTCAAGCGTCTGCGCCAGCTGGTGGGGCCCGAGCAGTACCTGGTGGTGGAAAAGATTCTGGAGGGCGAAGAGCAACTGCCGGAGCGCTGGCCAATACAGGGAAACAGCGGGTACGATTTCCTGGCCTGGGTGAGCAACCTCTATACTTCCGGTAAGGGCCGGCGCCAACTCACCGAAATTTACCGCCGGCTGATTCCGAATGCACCGACCAACTATGAGCAGCTGGTGTATGACAAGAAAATGTTTATCCTGACGAATTACATGCAGGGCGAACTTGAAAACCTGCTTCGCCTGCTGCAGGAGCGCAAGCTCATCCCGCTGGAGCCAAAGGACACCTGGCGCAAAGCGCTGGCGACACTGCTGACTGCCTGGCCAATTTACTGCATTTACGGCAACCGCCTGCCGCTCTCCAAACACGAAATGCACGTGGTGGACGAGGCCTTTGCCGAGGCCCACAAAAAGGCGCCGGGGCTGGAGGAGCAACTGAATCACCTGCACACGCTCTTCACTGTTACGCCCGAAGACACTGACGAGTCGAAGCGAAACAAGCTGTACTTTGTGATGCGCAGCCAGCAGTTCACGGGTCCGCTGGCCGCCAAGGGTGTGGAAGATACCAGCTTTTACAACTACAACCGCCTGATCTCGCTGAACGAGGTGGGCAACAGCCCGGACATTTTCCATTTGGAGGATGACGAGTACCATGAGCGGATGCTGTACCGGCAGCGCACCTACCCGCACTCCATCAACGCCACCGCCACCCACGATACCAAACGTGGCGAGGGTGCCCGCATGCGCCTGAACGTACTAAGCGAGGTGGCCCAGGAGTGGGACCAGCATGTGCAGCAGTGGCTGGAGATCACGAAGAAGTATACCACAGAGCCTACCCGCAACGATTTATACTTCCTGCTGCAGACCCTGATCGGGGTGTTGCCGATGGGAGGCGAGGTGGATGAAAGCCTGATTCAGCGCGTGCAGGAGTACCTCGAGAAGGCGCTGCGCGAGGCAAAGGTAAACACCGATTGGTCGGCGCCAAACGAGACGTATGAGCAGGCCATGAAAGGCCTGGTGCACCAACTGCTGCAGCAGGACGAAGACTTTATGCACTCGTTCCAGCCGTTTTTCCTGAAGCTGGCCCACTATGGCTGGATCTATTCGCTTTGCCAGAGCCTGCTGAAGATTACCAGCCCCGGCGTACCGGATATCTACCAGGGCACCGAGTTCTGGGACCTAAGCCTGGTGGACCCGGACAACCGCCGCCCCGTGGATTATGACCAGCGCCACCGTTACCTGAAACAACTGAAGCAGCAGGAGCAACAGGACATAGCGCAGTTGCATGAGGAGCTGTTGCAGCACCCGGAAGACGCACGCGTAAAGCTTTACCTGCTGCACAAAGCCCTGACCACCAGAAGAGAGTTACAAACCGTTTTCGACAAGGGAGATTATATTCCGCTGCAGGTGCAGGGAGCCAAAAAAGACCACCTGCTGGCCTTTGCCCGTCACCATGAGGGGCAGTGGGTGCTGGTAGCCGTGCCGCTGCTGCTGGTGAGTTTAGTGAGTAGCCATGAACTTCCATTGGGCGAGGAAGTGTGGGGCGATACTTCTATTCAACTACCGGATTTTGCGCCGCAAGTATGGCAGCCTGTGCTGGGCAAGGGCGAAGTGAACGCCACCGACTCTTTATCCGCTGCAGCCATATTCAAAACATTCCCTGTCGCATTATTAACAGCCAAAAACGTATGA
- a CDS encoding DUF3536 domain-containing protein: protein MTKHICIHGHFYQPPRENPWLNEVELQESASPYHDWNERISDECYARNSASRILNANGNIVDIINNYSYISFNFGPTLLEWMQKKDPETYQAILEADKQSMKRFSGHGSAMAQVYNHIIMPLANERDKQTQVIWGIRDFQKRFGRMPEGMWLAETAADTASLEVLAEHGIKFTVLSPYQAKAFRKIGEKEWHDATGAKINPRRPYVCKLPSGREIVLFFYDGPVSQGIAFERLLEHGDQFAKRLVNNFDEAQKDPQLMHIATDGETYGHHHRFGEMALSFALDYITEEELARITVYGEFMEKHPPQYEAQIIEESSWSCAHGVERWRSDCGCNTGGHPDWNQAWRGPLRDAFDWLRDTVAPLFEQEMQKLTADPWKTRNDYIQVVMDRSEENVAAFIRSHTTRELSQAEQVRFLKLLEMQYHTLLIYTSCGWFFDEVTGIETVQDIFYAARTLQLAQELSGQELESEFLLLLSKAKSNVPEEGDACYAYMRQVQPAIIDLLRVGAHYAVSSVFEDYRETFDLYSFTATSEAYDYLQAGRQRLAVGRARIKSKITWEEVTITFGVLHLGDHQLFGGVREFMSEQDYEELRTELQTAFDRGNVSEVIMLLDKHFESHNYSFWHLFKDDQKKILDQVLAQTMESVESDFQQVYDNNYPLISAIKTYGIKLPRPLQTTVDYIVNTRLLREFESEKPDPQEIKRLLAEVKRMKVRLSYTSLEFALTQRVDLLMKEVQEQPQKTETIDLLIRLLEVMDGSKLETDYWQAQNIAFRMQQDSYEIMRQQAEQGDSKAVAWCAKFEKLYNNLNLKV, encoded by the coding sequence ATGACGAAACACATCTGTATACACGGGCACTTTTACCAGCCCCCACGCGAAAACCCCTGGTTAAACGAAGTGGAACTGCAAGAATCTGCCTCGCCTTACCACGACTGGAATGAGCGGATATCAGATGAGTGCTACGCCCGCAACTCGGCCTCGCGCATACTCAACGCGAATGGCAACATCGTCGATATCATCAACAACTACAGCTACATCAGCTTTAACTTTGGCCCTACCCTGCTGGAGTGGATGCAGAAGAAAGACCCTGAAACTTACCAGGCCATACTTGAAGCGGACAAGCAGAGCATGAAGCGTTTCTCAGGCCACGGCTCTGCCATGGCGCAGGTGTACAACCACATCATCATGCCGCTGGCAAACGAGCGTGACAAGCAGACGCAGGTAATCTGGGGTATCCGCGATTTTCAGAAGCGCTTTGGGCGTATGCCGGAAGGCATGTGGCTGGCTGAAACCGCCGCCGACACCGCGAGTCTGGAGGTATTGGCAGAGCACGGCATTAAGTTCACGGTCCTCTCCCCTTACCAGGCCAAGGCTTTTAGGAAAATCGGGGAGAAAGAGTGGCACGATGCCACTGGCGCCAAGATAAACCCGCGCCGGCCATACGTGTGCAAGCTTCCTTCGGGGCGGGAAATCGTGCTGTTTTTCTATGACGGTCCCGTGTCGCAGGGCATTGCTTTTGAGCGGCTGCTGGAGCACGGAGATCAGTTTGCCAAACGGCTTGTGAACAATTTTGATGAGGCACAGAAAGACCCGCAGCTCATGCACATCGCCACCGACGGCGAAACCTACGGCCACCACCACCGCTTCGGGGAGATGGCGCTTTCCTTTGCGCTGGACTACATCACAGAGGAGGAGCTTGCCCGGATTACGGTATACGGCGAGTTTATGGAAAAGCACCCGCCGCAGTATGAGGCGCAGATTATAGAGGAGAGCTCCTGGAGCTGCGCCCATGGCGTGGAGCGCTGGCGCAGCGATTGCGGCTGTAACACCGGCGGCCACCCCGACTGGAACCAAGCCTGGCGCGGCCCCTTGCGTGATGCCTTTGACTGGCTGCGGGATACTGTGGCACCGCTCTTTGAGCAGGAAATGCAAAAGCTAACAGCCGATCCATGGAAGACCCGCAACGACTACATCCAGGTGGTGATGGACCGAAGCGAGGAGAATGTTGCTGCTTTTATCCGTAGCCACACCACGCGCGAGCTGAGCCAGGCAGAGCAGGTGCGCTTCCTGAAGCTGCTGGAAATGCAGTACCACACGCTGCTTATCTACACCAGCTGCGGCTGGTTTTTTGATGAAGTGACAGGCATCGAAACGGTGCAGGATATTTTCTACGCGGCCCGTACGCTGCAACTGGCCCAGGAGCTTAGTGGGCAGGAACTGGAGTCAGAATTCCTGCTGCTGCTCAGCAAGGCAAAGAGCAACGTTCCGGAAGAAGGTGATGCTTGCTACGCCTACATGCGGCAGGTACAACCTGCCATCATCGACCTGTTGCGCGTGGGGGCGCATTACGCCGTTTCCTCGGTATTTGAGGACTACCGCGAAACCTTCGACCTGTACAGCTTCACGGCCACCTCCGAGGCCTACGATTACCTGCAGGCAGGACGGCAGCGGCTGGCAGTGGGCCGCGCACGAATCAAATCCAAAATCACCTGGGAGGAAGTCACCATTACGTTTGGGGTGCTGCACCTCGGCGACCACCAGCTGTTTGGCGGCGTGCGTGAGTTTATGAGCGAGCAGGATTACGAGGAGTTGCGCACTGAACTGCAGACTGCCTTCGATCGCGGGAACGTGAGCGAGGTAATTATGCTGCTCGACAAGCACTTTGAGTCGCACAATTACTCGTTCTGGCACTTGTTCAAGGATGATCAGAAGAAGATACTGGACCAAGTGCTGGCGCAGACGATGGAAAGCGTGGAAAGCGATTTCCAGCAAGTATACGACAACAACTACCCGCTCATCTCGGCTATTAAAACTTATGGCATAAAGCTGCCACGCCCGCTGCAAACAACCGTAGACTATATCGTGAACACGCGCCTGCTGCGGGAGTTTGAATCGGAGAAACCGGACCCGCAGGAGATAAAGCGCCTGCTGGCCGAGGTAAAACGCATGAAGGTGCGCCTTAGCTATACTTCGCTGGAGTTTGCCCTGACCCAGCGCGTGGACCTGCTGATGAAGGAAGTGCAGGAGCAACCTCAGAAAACCGAGACGATTGACCTGCTGATCCGGCTGCTGGAGGTAATGGATGGCTCGAAGTTGGAAACAGACTATTGGCAGGCCCAGAACATTGCTTTCCGGATGCAGCAGGACAGCTACGAGATCATGCGGCAGCAGGCTGAACAAGGAGACAGCAAAGCAGTAGCCTGGTGCGCGAAATTTGAAAAGCTTTACAACAACCTCAACCTGAAAGTTTAA